The Sulfitobacter sp. S223 genome has a window encoding:
- a CDS encoding MBL fold metallo-hydrolase, protein MPFTRRDFMAASAGFAASTALGLKPRMAHAQLALGEIRLDVVSDGSLTLPGGFIFDTMPKDALAPILEKYDLSAEVLTPPCNVTLMRSGKRVILFDVGSGPDFAPNAGEIVTSLEALGVTPEDVTDVVFTHAHPDHLWGLLDDFDDPLFAQASYMIGKAEWDYWMNPNTVDEIGDARASFAVGAQRRLAAIEDTITLFNDGEEIIPGVAARATLGHTPGHMSFEVRDGSNAVMILGDCIGNHHVAFEQPAWISGSDQDGEAAAKTRVDLLDQLAAEKTQIIGFHLAGDGIGHVEKSASAYTFVPGEKA, encoded by the coding sequence ATGCCATTCACAAGACGCGACTTTATGGCCGCCAGTGCAGGATTTGCCGCCAGCACGGCGTTGGGGCTCAAGCCCCGTATGGCCCATGCACAATTAGCGCTGGGAGAAATCAGGCTTGATGTCGTCAGCGACGGCTCTCTCACCCTGCCCGGCGGGTTCATCTTTGATACGATGCCAAAGGACGCACTGGCGCCCATTCTGGAAAAATACGACCTTTCAGCGGAGGTATTGACGCCCCCCTGCAACGTGACACTGATGCGCAGTGGCAAGCGCGTCATCCTGTTTGACGTGGGCTCCGGCCCCGATTTTGCGCCGAATGCGGGGGAAATCGTGACCTCGCTTGAGGCACTTGGCGTCACACCTGAGGATGTCACCGATGTGGTCTTCACCCATGCTCACCCTGACCACCTGTGGGGCCTATTGGACGACTTCGACGATCCGCTTTTCGCGCAGGCCAGCTATATGATCGGCAAGGCGGAATGGGACTACTGGATGAATCCGAACACCGTAGACGAGATCGGGGATGCGCGCGCATCATTTGCCGTTGGCGCACAGCGTCGACTGGCAGCGATTGAAGACACCATCACCTTATTCAACGATGGCGAAGAGATCATTCCGGGTGTCGCCGCCCGTGCGACATTGGGCCATACACCGGGACATATGTCTTTCGAAGTCCGCGACGGCAGCAATGCGGTGATGATCCTTGGCGATTGCATCGGCAACCATCACGTGGCCTTTGAGCAGCCCGCATGGATTTCCGGCTCCGATCAGGACGGCGAAGCGGCGGCGAAAACACGTGTGGACCTACTGGACCAACTCGCAGCCGAGAAGACCCAGATAATCGGCTTTCACCTTGCCGGTGACGGCATCGGTCATGTCGAGAAATCGGCCTCCGCGTATACATTCGTACCAGGCGAAAAAGCATGA
- a CDS encoding RNA polymerase sigma factor, producing MDLHLNTADFGPLVIRLRGRAQRLGLQPCDAEDMAQEAILRLMQRMERSHVKVPENYAMIILRNLARARWRAHIELLELEEASASTPPLGDSRLALDTLRRAIAALPAEQACVMELVLHGECSPRAIAARLDVPEGTVMSRLARARATLRRVIGLETGMPVADLL from the coding sequence ATGGACTTACACCTAAACACAGCAGACTTTGGTCCTCTCGTCATCCGCCTGCGCGGCCGCGCACAGCGCTTGGGTCTACAGCCCTGCGACGCAGAAGATATGGCACAAGAGGCCATTCTACGCCTCATGCAGCGCATGGAACGGTCCCACGTAAAAGTCCCGGAAAACTATGCGATGATCATTCTGCGCAATCTCGCACGCGCGCGGTGGCGGGCGCACATTGAATTATTGGAACTGGAGGAAGCCAGCGCCAGCACCCCGCCGCTTGGCGATAGCCGGCTGGCACTGGATACGCTGCGCCGCGCCATTGCGGCACTGCCAGCCGAACAGGCCTGCGTGATGGAATTGGTCCTGCATGGCGAATGCAGCCCCCGTGCGATTGCCGCGCGTCTGGATGTGCCCGAAGGCACAGTTATGTCGCGCCTTGCCCGCGCCAGAGCCACCTTGCGCCGTGTGATCGGGTTGGAGACAGGTATGCCGGTGGCCGATCTTTTATAG
- a CDS encoding trimethylamine methyltransferase family protein — MNVQTSSRSGGRAARRAARSTALPDSLRPVRAGLEGGQYKPLSEADVLKIHHAALDALETIGLADAPASGVAYLTAAGAVLGDDGRIRFPRALVEDTLARANRSLTLMSRDGMNDLDLSGTRVHYGTAGAAVHLVDVDGKHYRDCGVQDLHDAAKIVNTLENIHFCQRPMVCRDILDNMEMDYNSIYACVSGTTKHIGTSFTDPAFVAPAIEMLHMIAGGEDKWRERPFVTNSNCFVVPPMKFATESCLVMEECIKHGMLVLLLSAGMAGATAPSTVAGAIVQAVAECLAGLVYVTAVKPGHPVIFGTWPFGLDLRTGAMTGGSGEQALLTAGCAQMHAFYDLPGGAAAGIADSKLPDMQAGWEQMCSNVMAGLSGLNMVYEAAGMHASLLGFCHESLILGDDIIGQALRCVRGIEVNDETLALDQMAEVCLGGPGHYLGTSGTLSRMQSDHCYPTYGNRMSPKEWVEKDKPDLIETAVARKEAILGAPSAAALDPIVDRAIRAKFNIHLKG; from the coding sequence ATGAATGTTCAAACATCATCCCGCTCCGGTGGCCGCGCGGCGCGCCGTGCTGCCCGCTCCACTGCCCTGCCCGATAGCTTGCGCCCCGTGCGCGCTGGTCTTGAGGGCGGCCAGTACAAACCATTGTCAGAAGCGGATGTGCTTAAAATCCACCATGCAGCCCTTGATGCACTAGAAACCATTGGTCTGGCTGATGCGCCCGCCTCCGGTGTTGCATACCTCACCGCAGCCGGGGCTGTGTTGGGCGATGACGGGCGCATCCGCTTTCCCCGCGCCTTGGTCGAAGACACATTAGCCCGCGCCAACCGTTCTCTCACCTTGATGAGCCGCGACGGCATGAACGATCTGGATCTGTCGGGCACCCGCGTACACTATGGTACCGCAGGGGCAGCGGTGCATCTGGTCGATGTGGATGGCAAGCACTACCGCGATTGTGGTGTGCAGGATTTGCATGACGCGGCAAAAATCGTGAACACACTGGAAAACATCCACTTTTGTCAGCGCCCGATGGTCTGCCGAGACATCCTGGACAATATGGAGATGGATTATAACTCCATTTATGCCTGCGTAAGCGGAACCACAAAACATATCGGTACGTCCTTTACCGATCCCGCCTTCGTCGCCCCTGCAATCGAGATGCTGCATATGATTGCCGGCGGTGAGGACAAATGGCGCGAGCGTCCCTTCGTCACCAACTCCAACTGCTTTGTTGTCCCCCCGATGAAGTTCGCCACCGAAAGCTGTCTGGTCATGGAGGAATGCATCAAGCACGGCATGCTTGTGCTGCTTCTCTCGGCCGGTATGGCGGGGGCGACGGCGCCCTCTACTGTGGCAGGGGCCATTGTGCAGGCCGTTGCCGAATGTCTGGCGGGACTTGTCTATGTCACGGCAGTCAAACCGGGCCATCCTGTGATCTTCGGCACGTGGCCCTTTGGGCTGGACCTGCGCACAGGGGCGATGACCGGCGGCTCGGGTGAGCAAGCCTTGCTGACCGCGGGCTGCGCCCAGATGCATGCCTTCTACGATCTGCCCGGTGGCGCTGCGGCAGGGATTGCCGACAGCAAGCTGCCGGATATGCAGGCTGGATGGGAGCAGATGTGTTCGAACGTGATGGCCGGTCTCTCTGGTCTTAACATGGTGTATGAAGCTGCGGGCATGCACGCGTCCCTGCTGGGGTTCTGCCACGAAAGCCTGATTTTGGGGGATGACATCATCGGACAGGCGCTGCGCTGTGTACGTGGCATTGAAGTCAACGACGAGACTCTGGCGCTGGATCAGATGGCCGAGGTTTGTTTAGGTGGACCCGGCCACTACCTCGGGACGTCCGGCACGCTTAGCCGGATGCAAAGCGACCACTGCTACCCGACCTACGGCAACCGCATGTCGCCCAAAGAATGGGTTGAGAAAGACAAGCCCGACCTGATTGAAACAGCCGTTGCACGCAAGGAGGCAATTCTAGGCGCACCGTCTGCTGCAGCCCTTGATCCAATTGTTGATCGTGCGATCCGTGCAAAGTTCAACATCCATCTAAAGGGATAG
- a CDS encoding outer membrane protein, translated as MKTFNKFGTASVLATSLLGTTAFAGNLADPVVEPVAEPIYAPVEVGTDWTGAYGGLNLGYADIDGDGDADGDDATYGVHLGYDYDFGRYVVGGELEYDKTDIDLGGAADVDSVTRLKLRGGYDLGRTLVYATAGAARVDTSLGKDTGEFVGVGVAYQVTDRFTVGGELLEHRFDDIGGSGVDADATTFNLRGSFRF; from the coding sequence ATGAAAACGTTCAACAAATTCGGTACCGCATCCGTTCTGGCGACATCACTGCTTGGCACCACAGCCTTTGCAGGCAACTTGGCAGACCCGGTTGTCGAGCCCGTTGCAGAGCCCATTTACGCCCCTGTTGAAGTAGGGACTGACTGGACCGGCGCTTATGGTGGTCTGAACCTTGGCTACGCCGACATCGACGGTGACGGCGATGCGGATGGCGATGATGCGACCTATGGTGTGCACCTTGGTTACGACTATGACTTTGGTCGCTACGTCGTTGGTGGCGAGCTTGAGTATGACAAGACAGACATCGATCTTGGCGGCGCGGCAGACGTTGATAGCGTGACGCGCTTGAAACTGCGCGGCGGTTACGATCTGGGCCGGACTTTGGTTTATGCAACAGCCGGTGCTGCACGTGTGGACACCAGCCTGGGTAAAGACACTGGTGAATTCGTCGGTGTTGGTGTTGCCTATCAGGTCACAGACCGCTTCACCGTAGGTGGTGAACTGCTGGAGCACCGCTTTGATGATATCGGTGGTTCCGGCGTTGACGCCGATGCCACAACCTTCAACCTGCGTGGTTCGTTCCGCTTCTAA
- a CDS encoding pyridoxal phosphate-dependent aminotransferase, translating into MQASTRISSILGGGSDGWEVFLRARQMIAEGTAVTELTIGEHDIRTAAPILQDMHRASMAGHTGYAAIPGINALRDAIAARVTARTGVPTNRDNVMITPGGQSALFAAHMAVIDPGDTALYIDPYYATYPGTLRGASAVPVAIEAQAEAAFQPRPADIAAVADGAKSLLVNSPNNPTGVIYSRETLEGIAEVCRDHDLWLISDEVYDTQIWEGTHISPRALEGMAERTLVVGSMSKSHAMTGSRIGWVIGPEEIVEHLINLATHTTYGVPGYIQDAALFALELGDAFEAEIAEPFRRRRTLAQNVLAAQNVVGTVPNGGAMYMMLDVSATGLNGESFANALLDAHHIAVMPGESFGAAAAGHIRVAMTIEDSAFEQALKTLCAFAEQLSANR; encoded by the coding sequence ATGCAGGCATCAACACGGATTAGCAGTATTCTGGGCGGTGGCTCTGACGGCTGGGAGGTCTTTTTGCGCGCGCGCCAGATGATCGCCGAAGGCACAGCAGTGACGGAGCTGACCATCGGCGAGCATGACATCCGCACCGCTGCGCCGATCCTGCAAGACATGCACCGCGCGTCCATGGCGGGACATACTGGTTATGCCGCAATTCCGGGTATCAATGCTTTGCGCGACGCAATTGCCGCGCGGGTTACGGCGCGCACAGGTGTGCCCACCAACCGCGACAACGTGATGATCACACCCGGTGGACAGTCAGCGCTTTTCGCAGCGCATATGGCTGTGATCGATCCCGGCGATACGGCGCTTTATATCGATCCCTATTATGCCACCTACCCCGGCACCCTGCGCGGCGCCAGCGCGGTGCCCGTTGCTATTGAGGCCCAGGCCGAGGCTGCGTTTCAACCGCGCCCCGCTGATATTGCGGCAGTGGCAGACGGGGCGAAATCCCTGCTCGTAAACTCACCCAACAATCCAACGGGCGTGATCTACAGCCGCGAAACGCTGGAAGGTATCGCAGAGGTTTGCCGTGACCATGATCTGTGGCTCATCTCGGATGAGGTCTATGACACCCAGATTTGGGAAGGCACGCATATCTCCCCCCGCGCGCTTGAGGGTATGGCAGAGCGCACGCTGGTTGTCGGCTCCATGTCGAAAAGCCACGCCATGACGGGATCGCGGATCGGCTGGGTAATCGGGCCTGAAGAAATCGTAGAGCATTTGATCAATCTCGCCACGCACACCACCTATGGCGTCCCCGGCTACATTCAGGATGCGGCCTTGTTCGCGCTAGAGCTGGGCGACGCGTTCGAGGCAGAGATCGCAGAGCCGTTCCGCCGCCGCCGCACCTTGGCCCAGAACGTGCTGGCCGCGCAAAATGTGGTCGGCACTGTCCCGAACGGAGGCGCAATGTACATGATGCTCGATGTCTCAGCCACGGGTCTGAATGGTGAAAGCTTTGCCAACGCCCTGCTGGATGCGCATCATATCGCTGTGATGCCCGGAGAGAGCTTTGGCGCAGCTGCAGCGGGCCATATCAGGGTGGCAATGACGATCGAGGACAGCGCATTCGAGCAAGCCCTCAAGACGCTTTGCGCCTTTGCAGAACAGCTAAGCGCAAACCGCTAA
- the cysS gene encoding cysteine--tRNA ligase, with protein MTTLKLHNTKTRKREDFAPIDPQNVRMYVCGPTVYDRAHLGNARPVIVFDVLFRLLRHIYGADHVTYVRNFTDVDDKINARSAASGRSIGEITEETIGWFLEDMGAVGALQPTHMPRATEYIPQMVAMIEGLMADGFAYEKDGHVLFRVRKYKEYGALSGRSVDDMIAGARVEVAPYKEDPMDFVLWKPSDAETPGWDSPWGRGRPGWHIECSAMAHELLGSHFDIHGGGNDLMFPHHENEIAQSCCAGDKFANVWLHNEMLQVEGKKMSKSLGNFFTVRDLLDQDVPGEVIRFVMLSTHYRKPMDWTEKKREEAEKTLRKWYALAAAADGSTPDEDLIGLLADDLNTAGAIGHLHKLAGAGDAAALRSGLQLLGLMGDIIPAWAAQASFDLVDYEAFLSDARVTAMETKDFADVDRIKSMLVAAGVQVQMSKDGVVLTPTPEFDADKLEAL; from the coding sequence ATGACGACCCTCAAACTGCACAACACCAAGACACGCAAGCGCGAGGATTTCGCGCCGATTGATCCGCAAAACGTGCGGATGTACGTCTGCGGCCCCACGGTCTATGACCGCGCACACCTTGGTAATGCGCGGCCGGTGATTGTGTTTGACGTGCTTTTCCGTCTGCTGCGCCACATCTACGGTGCAGATCACGTGACCTATGTGCGCAATTTCACCGATGTGGATGACAAGATCAACGCGCGCAGCGCTGCAAGCGGCAGGTCCATCGGTGAGATTACCGAAGAGACGATCGGCTGGTTCCTAGAGGACATGGGCGCTGTCGGCGCCCTGCAACCCACGCACATGCCCCGCGCCACTGAATACATCCCGCAGATGGTTGCGATGATCGAAGGTCTGATGGCCGATGGCTTCGCCTATGAAAAGGACGGTCACGTCCTGTTTCGCGTGCGCAAGTACAAAGAGTACGGCGCGCTGTCGGGTCGGTCGGTGGATGACATGATCGCTGGTGCGCGGGTCGAAGTCGCGCCCTACAAAGAAGACCCGATGGATTTCGTTCTGTGGAAGCCTTCGGATGCAGAAACACCCGGTTGGGACAGTCCGTGGGGCCGTGGGCGCCCGGGCTGGCATATAGAATGCTCTGCCATGGCGCATGAGCTGCTGGGATCGCATTTCGACATCCACGGCGGCGGCAACGATCTGATGTTCCCGCACCATGAGAACGAGATCGCGCAAAGCTGCTGCGCGGGCGACAAGTTCGCCAATGTCTGGCTGCACAATGAGATGTTGCAGGTAGAGGGTAAGAAGATGTCCAAGTCCTTGGGCAATTTCTTTACCGTACGTGACCTGCTGGATCAGGACGTGCCGGGCGAAGTGATCCGCTTTGTGATGCTCAGCACCCATTACCGTAAGCCGATGGACTGGACAGAGAAGAAGCGCGAAGAGGCAGAGAAGACGCTGCGCAAGTGGTATGCCTTGGCCGCTGCTGCCGATGGTAGCACGCCGGATGAGGATTTGATTGGTCTATTGGCCGATGATCTGAACACGGCAGGCGCGATTGGTCATTTGCACAAGCTCGCAGGTGCAGGGGACGCTGCCGCACTGCGCAGTGGATTGCAGCTTTTGGGGCTGATGGGGGACATCATTCCTGCATGGGCCGCACAGGCCTCTTTTGATCTGGTGGACTACGAAGCATTCCTGAGTGATGCGCGTGTTACTGCGATGGAAACAAAGGACTTTGCCGATGTAGACCGGATTAAATCCATGCTGGTCGCCGCTGGTGTTCAGGTGCAAATGAGCAAGGATGGCGTCGTGCTGACGCCAACGCCTGAGTTTGACGCCGACAAGCTGGAGGCGCTCTGA
- the cimA gene encoding citramalate synthase, which yields MERLSLYDTTLRDGQQTQGVQFSTEEKQIIAKTLDALGVDYIEGGWPGANPTDSAFFDEAPKTRATMTAFGMTKRNGMSAENDDVLAAVMNANTASVCLVGKTHEFHVKTALGITLPENTENIAKSIAHLVAQGREALFDAEHFFDGYKSNPAYALEAIRAAYDAGARWIVLCDTNGGTLPAEVGRITADVIASGISGDRLGIHTHDDTENAVACTLAAVDAGARQIQGTLNGLGERCGNANLTTLIPILKLKEPYASQYETGISDEALQGLTRTSRMLDEILNRVPMKQAGFVGGSAFAHKAGLHASAILKDPSTYEHIDPALVGNARIIPMSNQAGQSNLRRRLASAGLDVEKGDPALALILDEVKAREAEGYSYDTAQASFELLARKVLGQMPELFEVKRYRVTVERRKNKHNQMISLSEAVVVVKVDGEKRLSVSESMDETGSDRGPVNALSKALVKDLGQYSAQLEDWRLVDFKVRITQGGTEAVTRVIIDSEDAQGRLWSTVGVSANIVDASFEALLDAIRWKLIRDMDVKSAG from the coding sequence ATGGAACGCCTCTCGCTCTACGACACCACCCTGCGTGACGGGCAGCAAACCCAAGGCGTGCAATTCTCTACCGAAGAAAAGCAAATCATCGCAAAGACGCTGGACGCGCTGGGCGTGGATTACATCGAGGGTGGCTGGCCGGGGGCGAACCCGACGGATTCCGCATTCTTTGACGAAGCGCCCAAAACGCGCGCGACAATGACAGCCTTTGGCATGACCAAACGCAATGGCATGTCCGCCGAAAATGACGATGTGCTGGCCGCCGTGATGAATGCCAACACCGCCAGTGTTTGTCTGGTTGGCAAGACCCATGAATTCCACGTCAAAACCGCGCTCGGCATCACATTGCCCGAAAACACAGAAAACATCGCAAAATCCATCGCCCATCTGGTCGCTCAGGGGCGCGAGGCGCTGTTTGATGCGGAGCATTTCTTTGACGGCTATAAATCCAACCCTGCCTATGCGTTGGAAGCGATCCGCGCGGCCTACGACGCTGGCGCGCGCTGGATTGTGCTGTGTGATACCAATGGCGGCACATTGCCCGCCGAAGTGGGGCGCATCACAGCAGACGTCATTGCCTCTGGTATCAGTGGTGACCGTTTGGGCATCCACACCCATGACGATACAGAGAACGCGGTGGCCTGTACGCTGGCAGCCGTAGACGCCGGTGCGCGTCAGATACAAGGCACGCTTAACGGTCTGGGCGAACGCTGCGGGAATGCAAATCTTACGACCCTTATCCCGATCCTGAAGCTTAAAGAACCTTATGCCAGCCAGTATGAGACAGGGATAAGCGATGAGGCTTTGCAAGGGCTGACCCGTACGTCGCGGATGCTGGATGAAATTCTCAACCGTGTACCGATGAAGCAGGCGGGTTTTGTGGGCGGTTCGGCCTTTGCGCACAAAGCGGGGTTGCACGCCAGCGCGATCCTTAAAGATCCCAGTACCTATGAGCATATCGATCCCGCGCTTGTGGGCAACGCGCGGATTATTCCGATGTCCAATCAGGCGGGCCAGTCCAACCTGCGCCGCCGTCTGGCAAGCGCCGGACTGGACGTTGAAAAGGGCGATCCCGCGCTTGCGTTGATCCTTGACGAGGTGAAGGCGCGGGAGGCCGAGGGCTACAGCTATGATACGGCACAAGCGAGCTTTGAGCTGTTGGCGCGCAAGGTGCTGGGGCAGATGCCTGAATTGTTCGAGGTCAAACGCTACCGCGTGACCGTTGAGCGGCGCAAAAACAAGCACAACCAGATGATCAGCCTGTCTGAGGCTGTCGTCGTGGTTAAGGTGGACGGCGAAAAGCGTCTGTCAGTTTCGGAAAGCATGGACGAGACAGGCAGCGACCGTGGCCCGGTCAATGCATTAAGCAAAGCGCTGGTGAAGGATTTGGGTCAGTATTCCGCACAATTGGAAGACTGGCGGCTGGTCGATTTCAAGGTACGTATCACGCAAGGCGGCACAGAGGCGGTGACCCGCGTCATCATCGACAGCGAAGACGCGCAGGGCCGCCTTTGGTCTACTGTGGGCGTTTCAGCCAACATAGTTGATGCGTCTTTTGAGGCCCTGCTGGATGCCATCCGTTGGAAACTGATACGCGATATGGATGTGAAGAGTGCTGGTTAG
- a CDS encoding lysophospholipase: MLVRILKNIGISVVSVLAVAVVLVFSQRPGQTTGEGGLDFRRQLTAGRENPAALQALPMRDGYQMQVRTYGGADNVPLLVLVHGSGWHGLQFDRLANELSRDADVIVPDLRGHGTAPGRRGDIDYIGQLEDDLADLIKAVAKPGQKVIMGGHSSGGGLVVRFAGGQHGDLLDGAILLAPFLKHNAPTTRENSGGWAHVLTRRIIGLSILNSVGMTTFNHLPVIQFNMPRTVLEGPLGDTATTSYSFRLNTSFAPRSRYLDDVAALPPFVLLAGSADEAFDASQYAPTMGDVTSKGRYDMILGANHLDLVDDPRTEAIIKGFVNEF; the protein is encoded by the coding sequence GTGCTGGTTAGGATTCTGAAAAATATAGGCATTTCGGTTGTGTCTGTGTTGGCCGTTGCCGTAGTGCTGGTGTTTTCGCAACGTCCCGGACAAACGACCGGCGAAGGCGGGCTGGATTTCCGCCGTCAGCTGACGGCAGGCCGCGAAAACCCCGCAGCACTACAGGCGTTGCCGATGCGCGACGGCTACCAGATGCAGGTGCGTACATATGGCGGTGCAGATAATGTGCCGCTTTTGGTGCTGGTGCATGGGTCTGGTTGGCACGGTCTCCAATTTGACAGGCTTGCCAATGAGCTGTCTCGCGACGCTGATGTGATCGTTCCGGATTTGCGCGGCCATGGGACGGCACCGGGGCGGCGTGGCGACATCGATTATATCGGGCAATTGGAAGATGATCTTGCCGATCTGATCAAAGCCGTGGCGAAGCCGGGCCAGAAGGTTATTATGGGGGGGCACAGCTCGGGTGGCGGGCTGGTTGTGCGCTTTGCTGGCGGGCAGCATGGTGATCTGCTTGATGGTGCGATATTGCTTGCGCCGTTTCTCAAGCATAATGCGCCAACCACGCGCGAAAATTCGGGTGGCTGGGCGCATGTGCTGACTCGCAGGATCATCGGATTGAGCATTCTCAACAGTGTCGGCATGACAACATTCAACCACCTTCCGGTTATTCAGTTCAATATGCCGCGCACGGTCTTGGAAGGACCGTTAGGCGATACTGCCACTACGTCTTATTCATTCAGGCTCAACACCTCCTTTGCGCCTCGCAGCAGGTATCTGGATGATGTTGCAGCGCTTCCGCCTTTTGTGTTGCTGGCCGGCAGCGCGGACGAGGCATTTGACGCATCGCAATACGCGCCTACCATGGGGGATGTGACCAGCAAGGGCCGCTATGACATGATCTTGGGGGCAAACCACCTTGATCTGGTCGATGACCCGCGCACAGAGGCGATTATCAAAGGATTTGTGAATGAGTTCTGA
- a CDS encoding class I SAM-dependent methyltransferase, whose translation MSSDAKMEAFFKLHRDLPREGPGVPQDVAWAVSLLTLPARARMADVACGPGGDIASLLEAAPDGHVTALDATPHFVEAARALWREDDRVTVLKADMKVIANQYDLIWCAGAVYFMGVETALRAWRKSLLPEGAIAFSEACWFTDTPSERAKALWDREYRTMQNAAGITAQINAAGYEVVAQRRLSDNAWEAYFTPLDARIAMLREGADAALTTVLDEAEEEAACWRAHRDEYGYLLSVVRPK comes from the coding sequence ATGAGTTCTGATGCAAAAATGGAAGCGTTCTTCAAACTGCATCGGGATCTTCCGCGCGAGGGGCCGGGTGTGCCGCAGGATGTGGCTTGGGCTGTATCCCTGTTAACGTTGCCTGCGCGTGCGCGGATGGCAGACGTCGCCTGTGGTCCGGGCGGCGATATCGCTTCATTGTTAGAGGCTGCACCTGACGGGCATGTGACAGCTTTGGACGCAACGCCTCATTTCGTTGAAGCCGCACGCGCCCTGTGGCGTGAGGATGACCGCGTGACGGTGTTGAAGGCTGACATGAAAGTGATTGCCAACCAGTACGATCTGATCTGGTGTGCCGGTGCTGTCTATTTCATGGGGGTAGAAACCGCCTTGCGCGCGTGGCGGAAATCCTTGTTGCCCGAAGGGGCCATCGCGTTTTCTGAGGCGTGCTGGTTCACCGATACCCCGTCTGAACGGGCAAAGGCACTTTGGGATCGGGAATACCGGACCATGCAGAACGCGGCTGGCATCACTGCGCAGATCAATGCTGCAGGCTATGAGGTGGTAGCTCAGCGCCGGTTGTCCGACAACGCCTGGGAGGCATATTTCACGCCCCTGGATGCACGTATTGCGATGCTGCGGGAAGGGGCGGACGCTGCTCTGACCACTGTACTGGACGAGGCAGAAGAAGAAGCGGCTTGCTGGCGCGCGCACCGCGATGAATATGGCTATCTGCTTAGCGTGGTGCGCCCGAAGTGA
- a CDS encoding squalene/phytoene synthase family protein, whose product MTWSDDLNACAAIVERGDPLRFRTAMLAPVAQRAALFALYAFNVEVSRAPWVTQEAMIAEMRLQWWRDVLEEIAEGGPVRRHEVATPLAEVVSPDQARLLDALVAARGWDIYRDPFEDAADLERYIDQTSGHLMWVAASVLGQAEQDPVRHAGRAAGIGAWLRAIPALEAAGRVPLLDGTPSGVADLAQSGLDALTLARKGRASVARACAPALLPATAAEPALKQARSYPQTVVEGRLPDVGLGFTVRAATARW is encoded by the coding sequence GTGACTTGGTCTGATGATCTGAATGCCTGTGCCGCCATTGTTGAGCGGGGCGATCCGCTGCGTTTTCGTACCGCGATGCTAGCGCCTGTGGCGCAACGTGCCGCGCTGTTTGCGCTATATGCGTTTAACGTGGAAGTAAGCCGCGCGCCGTGGGTCACCCAAGAGGCGATGATCGCCGAGATGCGCCTGCAGTGGTGGCGCGATGTGTTAGAGGAAATCGCCGAAGGTGGCCCTGTCCGGCGCCACGAGGTGGCAACACCCTTGGCAGAGGTTGTCAGTCCCGATCAGGCAAGACTGCTGGACGCGCTTGTGGCTGCCCGGGGTTGGGATATTTACCGCGATCCTTTTGAGGATGCTGCCGATCTTGAGCGCTATATCGACCAGACGTCAGGCCATCTGATGTGGGTGGCTGCATCAGTTCTGGGGCAGGCGGAGCAGGACCCTGTGCGCCATGCAGGCCGTGCGGCGGGCATTGGTGCGTGGCTGCGGGCGATCCCCGCGCTTGAAGCTGCGGGGCGGGTTCCGTTGTTGGACGGAACGCCGTCCGGCGTTGCTGATCTGGCGCAAAGCGGGCTGGACGCGCTTACACTGGCGCGTAAGGGCAGGGCTTCGGTCGCACGTGCCTGTGCACCTGCATTGCTGCCGGCAACCGCTGCTGAGCCTGCGTTGAAGCAAGCACGCAGTTATCCGCAGACGGTCGTCGAAGGGCGACTGCCTGATGTCGGCTTGGGCTTTACTGTGCGGGCCGCTACTGCGCGTTGGTAG